The following coding sequences are from one Humulus lupulus chromosome X, drHumLupu1.1, whole genome shotgun sequence window:
- the LOC133803721 gene encoding large ribosomal subunit protein bL31c: MALNLTNTFLQGTPCLPSLPPKKVSGVSNYRAVVTCRKKDLHPQFYEDAKVYCNGEQVMTTGGTQKEYVVDVWSGNHPFYLGSRSASLLDDDQVEKFRKKFGELTEIMEIPVLKGEIILPPKRKSGAKGKKK, translated from the exons ATGGCGCTTAACCTGACCAACACCTTTCTCCAAGGAACCCCCTGTCTTCCATCACTCCCACCCAAGAAA GTTTCTGGGGTGTCAAATTATCGGGCGGTGGTGACGTGCAGGAAGAAGGACTTACACCCGCAGTTCTATGAGGACGCGAAGGTGTACTGCAATGGTGAGCAGGTGATGACGACGGGTGGTACCCAGAAGGAGTACGTGGTGGATGTGTGGTCGGGGAACCACCCCTTCTACCTTGGCAGCCGCTCAGCCTCGCTCCTCGACGACGACCAGGTCGAGAAGTTCAGAAAGAAGTTCGGTGAGCTCACGGAGATTATGGAGATCCCTGTCCTCAAGGGTGAGATTATTCTTCCGCCTAAACGCAAATCAGGTGCAAAAGGAAAGAAGAAGTAG